A window of Polyodon spathula isolate WHYD16114869_AA chromosome 22, ASM1765450v1, whole genome shotgun sequence contains these coding sequences:
- the LOC121297562 gene encoding chemokine-like receptor 1, protein MEENRTITMDLDYEDAYYYNYTYFDQDFYSQVNYHESSNHPQSHIEGPFKIFLIVLLAIIFLLGLCGNGLVIWMTGFKMKRTVNTTWFLSLAIADFIFCVFIPFSIVHLALDHHWPFGLVMCKLTSFIMFLNMFVSIFLLTLISIDRCVSVIFPVWSQNYRTLRVASVVVLAAWVASALLSTPSLVFRDIHSTDEKTTCYNNYILASDQSHLSAAERHKAVSLTRFICGFVIPFTIIVFCYSFIVAKVRNNCLAKSSKPFRITAGIIVAFFVCWLPYHVFNILVLNHREIPQSVLHYGILIANSLLTANSFLNPVLYVFMGKNFKKTFEPSVFSRLENALSEDTRTTSKHSSGMRSELERSSMAI, encoded by the coding sequence ATGGAAGAAAACAGAACAATAACAATGGATTTAGATTATGAGGatgcatattattataattacaccTATTTTGATCAAGATTTTTATTCCCAAGTTAATTACCATGAATCATCAAACCACCCCCAATCACACATTGAAGGCCCATTTAAAATATTCCTCATTGTATTATTGGCCATAATATTTCTTCTGGGTCTGTGTGGGAATGGGCTGGTCATCTGGATGACGGGCTTCAAGATGAAGAGGACAGTCAACACCACCTGGTTCCTCAGCCTGGCCATCGCTGACTTCATATTCTGTGTCTTTATTCCCTTCAGTATCGTACATTTGGCCTTGGACCACCACTGGCCCTTTGGGCTAGTTATGTGCAAACTGACGTCCTTCATAATGTTCCTCAACATGTTCGTCAGTATCTTCCTCCTGACCCTCATCAGCATTGATCGCTGTGTGTCAGTCATCTTCCCTGTCTGGTCTCAGAATTACCGCACTCTAAGAGTGGCTTCTGTAGTGGTCCTGGCTGCATGGGTGGCTTCTGCCCTGTTAAGCACACCCTCCCTTGTGTTCCGTGACATCCATTCCACAGATGAGAAAACCACTTGCTACAATAACTATATATTGGCTAGTGACCAATCACACCTGTCTGCAGCTGAGAGACACAAAGCTGTTTCTTTAACAAGATTTATCTGCGGCTTTGTCATTCCCTTCACAATTATAGTGTTTTGTTACTCCTTCATTGTCGCAAAAGTGAGAAACAACTGCTTGGCAAAATCCTCCAAGCCATTCAGAATCACGGCGGGCATCATCGTTGCATTCTTTGTCTGCTGGTTGCCTTATCACGTGTTCAATATCCTTGTGCTCAACCATCGAGAAATACCACAATCGGTGCTCCATTATGGGATTTTGATTGCTAATAGCCTTCTCACTGCAAACAGCTTCCTAAACCCTGTCCTTTATGTGTTCATGGGAAAGAACTTTAAGAAAACATTCGAGCCGTCTGTCTTCTCCAGGCTGGAAAATGCATTAAGTGAGGACACACGCACCACAAGCAAACACAGTTCAGGAATGAGATCTGAACTGGAGAGATCTTCAATGGCCATTTGA
- the LOC121297423 gene encoding chemokine-like receptor 1 has protein sequence MDLDYNSVDDYNDTYKHSDNQDQNLIFFNYHESSNHPQSHIEDPFKIFIIVLLAVIFLLGLCGNGLVIWMTVFKMKRTVNTTWFLSLAIADFIFCVFIPFSIVHLALDHHWPFGLVMCKLTSFIMFLNMFVSIFLLTLISIDRCVSVIFPVWSQNYRTPRMASVVALAAWVTSALLSTPSLAFRDIHSTDEKTTCYNNYILASDQSHLSAAERHKAVSLTRFICGFVIPFTVIVICYSIIVKKVRNNRMAKSSKPFRIMAGIIVAFFICWLPYHVLIIMEISHHQHNKQVLHYGMQIAYMLASANSFLNPILYIFMGKDFQQKFRLSVLSRMENALGEGVQTTSKQLSRTNSTSDKVSTHI, from the coding sequence ATGGATTTAGATTACAACAGTGTCGATGACTATAATGACACTTACAAACACTCCGACAATCAAGatcaaaatttaattttttttaattaccatgaATCATCAAACCACCCCCAATCGCACATTGAAGACCCATTTAAAATATTCATCATTGTATTACTGGCCGTAATATTTCTTCTGGGTCTGTGTGGGAATGGGCTGGTCATCTGGATGACGGTCTTCAAGATGAAGAGGACAGTCAACACCACCTGGTTCCTCAGCCTGGCCATCGCTGACTTCATATTCTGTGTCTTTATTCCCTTCAGTATCGTACATTTGGCCTTGGATCACCACTGGCCCTTTGGACTAGTTATGTGCAAACTGACGTCCTTCATAATGTTCCTCAACATGTTCGTCAGTATCTTCCTCCTGACCCTCATCAGCATTGACCGCTGTGTGTCAGTCATCTTCCCTGTCTGGTCTCAGAATTACCGCACTCCAAGAATGGCTTCTGTAGTGGCCCTGGCTGCATGGGTGACTTCTGCCCTGTTAAGCACACCCTCCCTTGCGTTCCGTGACATCCATTCCACAGATGAGAAAACCACTTGCTACAATAACTATATATTGGCTAGTGACCAATCACACCTGTCTGCAGCTGAGAGACACAAAGCTGTTTCTTTAACAAGATTTATCTGCGGCTTTGTCATTCCCTTCACAGTTATAGTAATTTGTTACTCCATCATTGTCAAAAAAGTGAGAAACAACCGCATGGCAAAATCCTCCAAGCCATTCAGAATCATGGCGGGCATCATCGTTGCGTTCTTCATCTGCTGGTTGCCCTATCACGTGCTCATAATAATGGAGATCAGCCACCACCAGCACAATAAACAGGTGCTCCACTATGGGATGCAAATAGCCTACATGCTGGCTTCTGCCAATAGCTTCTTAAACCCTATCCTCTATATATTCATGGGCAAAGACTTTCAGCAGAAGTTCAGGCTCTCTGTTCTTTCCAGGATGGAGAATGCACTTGGTGAAGGTGTACAAACTACAAGCAAGCAGTTGTCAAGGACCAATTCAACATCTGACAAAGTCTCAACCCACATATAA